In one Brassica oleracea var. oleracea cultivar TO1000 chromosome C9, BOL, whole genome shotgun sequence genomic region, the following are encoded:
- the LOC106313146 gene encoding inositol-tetrakisphosphate 1-kinase 1, whose protein sequence is MADSIKERYVVGYALAEKKRNSFIQPSLIGHSRQRGIDLIKLDPAKSLLEQGNLDCVIHKLYDVVWKENLSQFREKCPRVPVVDSPEAIERLHNRVSMLEVITQLTFPVSESERFGVPKQVVVMDENVLSGDGALGELEFPVIAKPLDADGSAKSHKMFLIYDQEGMKILKAPIVLQEFVNHGGVIFKVYVVGDYVKCVKRRSLPDISEEKIGTAKGSLPFSQISNLTAQEEKNKEYGEDRSLEKVEMPPTSFLGELAKAMRKSMGLNLFNFDVIRDARDASRYLVIDINYFPGYAKMPSYEPVLTEFFWDMVTKKNHV, encoded by the coding sequence ATGGCAGATTCAATCAAGGAGAGGTACGTAGTCGGATACGCTCTCGCGGAGAAGAAGCGGAACAGTTTCATCCAGCCTTCGTTGATCGGGCACTCGAGGCAACGAGGCATTGATCTAATCAAGCTCGATCCAGCGAAATCGTTGTTAGAGCAAGGGAACCTCGATTGCGTAATCCACAAGCTTTACGACGTCGTTTGGAAGGAGAATCTCAGTCAGTTTCGCGAGAAGTGTCCACGTGTCCCCGTCGTCGATTCGCCTGAAGCGATCGAGAGGTTGCACAATAGGGTTTCGATGCTTGAAGTGATCACTCAGTTAACGTTTCCTGTCTCCGAAAGTGAACGTTTTGGAGTTCCGAAGCAGGTTGTGGTGATGGATGAGAACGTTTTGAGCGGTGATGGAGCTTTGGGGGAGCTTGAGTTTCCGGTGATAGCTAAGCCCTTGGATGCAGATGGGAGCGCGAAGTCTCACAAGATGTTCTTGATCTACGATCAAGAAGGGATGAAGATACTCAAAGCTCCGATTGTGCTGCAGGAGTTTGTGAATCACGGTGGTGTGATCTTCAAGGTCTATGTTGTTGGAGACTACGTGAAGTGCGTAAAGAGAAGATCTTTACCTGATATCTCTGAAGAGAAGATCGGGACGGCTAAAGGGTCTCTTCCGTTTTCGCAGATATCGAACTTGACTGCTCAGGAGGAGAAGAACAAGGAGTATGGAGAGGATAGGAGCTTGGAGAAAGTGGAGATGCCTCCGACGAGTTTCTTGGGGGAGCTGGCGAAGGCGATGAGGAAATCAATGGGTCTTAATCTGTTTAACTTTGACGTGATTAGGGATGCGAGAGATGCTAGTAGGTACCTTGTGATTGATATTAACTACTTTCCTGGTTATGCTAAGATGCCTTCTTACGAGCCTGTGTTGACGGAGTTCTTCTGGGACATGGTCACAAAGAAGAATCATGTCTGA
- the LOC106319399 gene encoding heat stress transcription factor A-1b-like isoform X2, whose protein sequence is MEPVLEPAPSVNSNPSPIPPPINSVPPFLSKTYDMVDDLSTNEVVSWSSGNNSFVVWDVPEFSKVFLPKYFKHNNFSSFVRQLNTYGFRKVDPDRWEFANEGFLRDQKQLLKGITRRKSSHVQQQNQQQTQVENSSLAPCVEVGKCGIAEEEVERLERDKNVLMQELVRLRHQQQATEHQLKDAVQKVQAMEQRQQQMMSFLAKVVQSPGFLNQLVAQQSSNDGDRQIQGSSNKKRRLPGEEANDVDRQIVKYQPSINEAAQTMLRQFLNMSSSNECESVSNSLNSSNTVSGVTLPEVSPDSAYSATNQVPEAGLAHHPQAGLVQPNLGPSPAAASWSPESECKTGNGECLDPIMAALGGSLEMEGDAVSPKGEGEMKELLVSQLPGVQDPFWEQFFADEAPVSGDAEETISGSVENNDLAMEQELSEWTRDQQQVNHITEQMGFLSSETHGGEAVKGI, encoded by the exons ATGGAACCGGTTCTTGAACCAGCACCGTCCGTGAACTCAAACCCGTCGCCTATACCGCCTCCGATTAACTCTGTGCCCCCTTTCTTGAGCAAAACCTACGACATGGTTGATGATCTTTCCACCAATGAGGTCGTTTCTTGGAGCAGCGGGAACAACAGCTTCGTCGTCTGGGACGTGCCCGAGTTCTCGAAGGTGTTCTTGCCTAAGTACTTCAAGCACAACAATTTCTCCAGCTTCGTCAGACAGTTAAATACATAT GGATTCAGAAAAGTTGATCCAGATCGATGGGAATTTGCAAACGAGGGATTCTTAAGAGACCAAAAACAACTACTAAAGGGCATTACAAGGAGGAAATCTTCGCACGTGCAGCAGCAGAATCAGCAACAAACTCAAGTTGAGAACTCATCTCTTGCTCCTTGTGTCGAGGTAGGGAAGTGTGGAATAGCAGAAGAAGAAGTGGAAAGACTCGAGAGGGATAAGAACGTTCTTATGCAGGAACTTGTCAGGTTAAGGCATCAACAGCAGGCCACCGAACACCAGCTGAAGGATGCGGTTCAGAAAGTTCAGGCGATGGAGCAGAGGCAACAGCAAATGATGTCGTTTTTGGCCAAGGTTGTTCAGAGTCCAGGCTTCTTAAACCAGTTAGTAGCACAACAGAGTAGTAATGATGGTGACAGACAGATTCAGGGTAGCAGCAACAAAAAGAGGAGACTTCCTGGGGAGGAGGCTAATGATGTTGACCGTCAGATTGTTAAGTATCAGCCATCGATAAACGAAGCAGCACAGACTATGCTTCGACAGTTCTTGAATATGAGTAGCTCAAATGAGTGTGAATCGGTTTCAAACTCTCTGAACTCCTCGAATACAGTATCTGGAGTAACACTGCCCGAGGTTTCACCCGACTCGGCTTATTCAGCAACGAACCAAGTACCTGAGGCAGGTTTGGCTCATCATCCTCAAGCTGGTCTGGTTCAGCCAAACTTAGGTCCAAGTCCAGCTGCAGCTTCTTGGAGCCCTGAATCTGAATGCAAGACAGGTAATGGAGAATGTTTGGATCCAATAATGGCTGCTTTAGGGGGGTCGCTGGAGATGGAAGGCGATGCAGTTTCTCCTAAAGGTGAGGGAGAGATGAAAGAGTTACTTGTCTCTCAGCTGCCTGGAGTCCAAGACCCATTCTGGGAACAGTTTTTTGCTGATGAAGCCCCAGTGAGTGGAGACGCAGAAGAGACCATATCAGGGTCTGTGGAGAATAATGACTTGGCAATGGAGCAAGAACTGAGCGAGTGGACTAGGGATCAACAACAAGTGAACCATATCACTGAACAAATGGGGTTTCTTTCTTCGGAAACACATGGAG GAGAGGCTGTTAAGGGGATATGA
- the LOC106319399 gene encoding heat stress transcription factor A-1b-like isoform X1: protein MEPVLEPAPSVNSNPSPIPPPINSVPPFLSKTYDMVDDLSTNEVVSWSSGNNSFVVWDVPEFSKVFLPKYFKHNNFSSFVRQLNTYGFRKVDPDRWEFANEGFLRDQKQLLKGITRRKSSHVQQQNQQQTQVENSSLAPCVEVGKCGIAEEEVERLERDKNVLMQELVRLRHQQQATEHQLKDAVQKVQAMEQRQQQMMSFLAKVVQSPGFLNQLVAQQSSNDGDRQIQGSSNKKRRLPGEEANDVDRQIVKYQPSINEAAQTMLRQFLNMSSSNECESVSNSLNSSNTVSGVTLPEVSPDSAYSATNQVPEAGLAHHPQAGLVQPNLGPSPAAASWSPESECKTGNGECLDPIMAALGGSLEMEGDAVSPKGEGEMKELLVSQLPGVQDPFWEQFFADEAPVSGDAEETISGSVENNDLAMEQELSEWTRDQQQVNHITEQMGFLSSETHGGKNEKHLLCIDVLS from the exons ATGGAACCGGTTCTTGAACCAGCACCGTCCGTGAACTCAAACCCGTCGCCTATACCGCCTCCGATTAACTCTGTGCCCCCTTTCTTGAGCAAAACCTACGACATGGTTGATGATCTTTCCACCAATGAGGTCGTTTCTTGGAGCAGCGGGAACAACAGCTTCGTCGTCTGGGACGTGCCCGAGTTCTCGAAGGTGTTCTTGCCTAAGTACTTCAAGCACAACAATTTCTCCAGCTTCGTCAGACAGTTAAATACATAT GGATTCAGAAAAGTTGATCCAGATCGATGGGAATTTGCAAACGAGGGATTCTTAAGAGACCAAAAACAACTACTAAAGGGCATTACAAGGAGGAAATCTTCGCACGTGCAGCAGCAGAATCAGCAACAAACTCAAGTTGAGAACTCATCTCTTGCTCCTTGTGTCGAGGTAGGGAAGTGTGGAATAGCAGAAGAAGAAGTGGAAAGACTCGAGAGGGATAAGAACGTTCTTATGCAGGAACTTGTCAGGTTAAGGCATCAACAGCAGGCCACCGAACACCAGCTGAAGGATGCGGTTCAGAAAGTTCAGGCGATGGAGCAGAGGCAACAGCAAATGATGTCGTTTTTGGCCAAGGTTGTTCAGAGTCCAGGCTTCTTAAACCAGTTAGTAGCACAACAGAGTAGTAATGATGGTGACAGACAGATTCAGGGTAGCAGCAACAAAAAGAGGAGACTTCCTGGGGAGGAGGCTAATGATGTTGACCGTCAGATTGTTAAGTATCAGCCATCGATAAACGAAGCAGCACAGACTATGCTTCGACAGTTCTTGAATATGAGTAGCTCAAATGAGTGTGAATCGGTTTCAAACTCTCTGAACTCCTCGAATACAGTATCTGGAGTAACACTGCCCGAGGTTTCACCCGACTCGGCTTATTCAGCAACGAACCAAGTACCTGAGGCAGGTTTGGCTCATCATCCTCAAGCTGGTCTGGTTCAGCCAAACTTAGGTCCAAGTCCAGCTGCAGCTTCTTGGAGCCCTGAATCTGAATGCAAGACAGGTAATGGAGAATGTTTGGATCCAATAATGGCTGCTTTAGGGGGGTCGCTGGAGATGGAAGGCGATGCAGTTTCTCCTAAAGGTGAGGGAGAGATGAAAGAGTTACTTGTCTCTCAGCTGCCTGGAGTCCAAGACCCATTCTGGGAACAGTTTTTTGCTGATGAAGCCCCAGTGAGTGGAGACGCAGAAGAGACCATATCAGGGTCTGTGGAGAATAATGACTTGGCAATGGAGCAAGAACTGAGCGAGTGGACTAGGGATCAACAACAAGTGAACCATATCACTGAACAAATGGGGTTTCTTTCTTCGGAAACACATGGAGGTAAGAATGAAAAGCATCTTCTCTGCATCGATGTTCTGTCTTGA
- the LOC106317182 gene encoding myb-related protein 330, with amino-acid sequence MGRSPCCDENGLKKGPWTQDEDDKLIDHIQKHGHGSWRALPKQAGLNRCGKSCRLRWTNYLRPDIKRGSFTAEEEETIINLHSLLGNKWSSIASNLPRRTDNEIKNYWNTHLRKKLLQMGIDPVTHRPRTDHLNVLAALPQLIAAANFKSLLNLNQNVQLDATTLAKAQILHNIIQVLSTNNNNNPSSWPLAMQTSDNLFGQSSYLENQNLFGQSQNLSHILENSHDEDFIVKNQTIDHPLDSFSSPMQMDVQDDHYSLPLLVSGSPEESKQSQIKIKNKDIVHDQHHHRDTSNPSSTNSTFTQDHHRPWCDTTIDDETSDSYWKDIIEQTCSEPWRFPE; translated from the exons ATGGGGCGATCGCCGTGTTGCGATGAGAATGGGCTGAAGAAAGGGCCATGGACACAAGATGAGGATGATAAATTAATCGATCACATTCAAAAACACGGCCATGGAAGCTGGAGAGCTCTTCCTAAGCAAGCCGGTTTAAACCGATGCGGAAAGAGTTGCAGATTGAGATGGACCAACTACTTGAGACCTGACATCAAGAGAGGGAGCTTCACTGCAGAGGAAGAAGAAACCATCATCAACCTCCATTCCCTTCTTGGAAACAA GTGGTCGTCGATAGCCAGTAATCTTCCTAGGAGAACGGACAACGAGATCAAAAACTATTGGAACACACATTTGAGAAAGAAACTTCTCCAAATGGGGATTGATCCGGTCACACATAGGCCGAGAACTGACCATCTAAACGTCTTAGCTGCTCTTCCACAGCTTATAGCCGCCGCAAATTTCAAGAGCCTCTTGAATCTCAATCAAAATGTGCAACTGGATGCAACAACTCTTGCTAAAGCCCAAATATTACACAATATAATTCAAGTCCTTAGCACCAATAACAACAACAATCCCTCATCTTGGCCATTAGCCATGCAGACCAGTGACAATCTCTTTGGCCAATCTTCTTACTTAGAGAACCAAAATCTTTTTGGCCAATCTCAAAATTTATCTCACATTCTTGAGAATAGTCATGACGAGGATTTTATAGTAAAAAACCAAACAATTGATCATCCTTTGGATTCTTTTTCTTCCCCGATGCAAATGGATGTTCAAGATGATCACTATTCGCTTCCACTATTGGTTTCGGGTTCGCCTGAGGAATCCAAACAAAGTCAGATAAAGATCAAGAACAAAGACATCGTCCATGATCAGCATCATCATCGTGATACTTCAAATCCTTCATCAACAAACTCCACGTTCACACAAGATCATCATCGACCATGGTGTGACACTACTATTGATGATGAAACAAGTGATTCTTATTGGAAAGATATCATAGA GCAAACGTGTTCGGAACCATGGCGGTTTCCTGAATAG
- the LOC106319399 gene encoding heat stress transcription factor A-1b-like isoform X3, giving the protein MSVQGFRKVDPDRWEFANEGFLRDQKQLLKGITRRKSSHVQQQNQQQTQVENSSLAPCVEVGKCGIAEEEVERLERDKNVLMQELVRLRHQQQATEHQLKDAVQKVQAMEQRQQQMMSFLAKVVQSPGFLNQLVAQQSSNDGDRQIQGSSNKKRRLPGEEANDVDRQIVKYQPSINEAAQTMLRQFLNMSSSNECESVSNSLNSSNTVSGVTLPEVSPDSAYSATNQVPEAGLAHHPQAGLVQPNLGPSPAAASWSPESECKTGNGECLDPIMAALGGSLEMEGDAVSPKGEGEMKELLVSQLPGVQDPFWEQFFADEAPVSGDAEETISGSVENNDLAMEQELSEWTRDQQQVNHITEQMGFLSSETHGGKNEKHLLCIDVLS; this is encoded by the exons ATGTCAGTCCAG GGATTCAGAAAAGTTGATCCAGATCGATGGGAATTTGCAAACGAGGGATTCTTAAGAGACCAAAAACAACTACTAAAGGGCATTACAAGGAGGAAATCTTCGCACGTGCAGCAGCAGAATCAGCAACAAACTCAAGTTGAGAACTCATCTCTTGCTCCTTGTGTCGAGGTAGGGAAGTGTGGAATAGCAGAAGAAGAAGTGGAAAGACTCGAGAGGGATAAGAACGTTCTTATGCAGGAACTTGTCAGGTTAAGGCATCAACAGCAGGCCACCGAACACCAGCTGAAGGATGCGGTTCAGAAAGTTCAGGCGATGGAGCAGAGGCAACAGCAAATGATGTCGTTTTTGGCCAAGGTTGTTCAGAGTCCAGGCTTCTTAAACCAGTTAGTAGCACAACAGAGTAGTAATGATGGTGACAGACAGATTCAGGGTAGCAGCAACAAAAAGAGGAGACTTCCTGGGGAGGAGGCTAATGATGTTGACCGTCAGATTGTTAAGTATCAGCCATCGATAAACGAAGCAGCACAGACTATGCTTCGACAGTTCTTGAATATGAGTAGCTCAAATGAGTGTGAATCGGTTTCAAACTCTCTGAACTCCTCGAATACAGTATCTGGAGTAACACTGCCCGAGGTTTCACCCGACTCGGCTTATTCAGCAACGAACCAAGTACCTGAGGCAGGTTTGGCTCATCATCCTCAAGCTGGTCTGGTTCAGCCAAACTTAGGTCCAAGTCCAGCTGCAGCTTCTTGGAGCCCTGAATCTGAATGCAAGACAGGTAATGGAGAATGTTTGGATCCAATAATGGCTGCTTTAGGGGGGTCGCTGGAGATGGAAGGCGATGCAGTTTCTCCTAAAGGTGAGGGAGAGATGAAAGAGTTACTTGTCTCTCAGCTGCCTGGAGTCCAAGACCCATTCTGGGAACAGTTTTTTGCTGATGAAGCCCCAGTGAGTGGAGACGCAGAAGAGACCATATCAGGGTCTGTGGAGAATAATGACTTGGCAATGGAGCAAGAACTGAGCGAGTGGACTAGGGATCAACAACAAGTGAACCATATCACTGAACAAATGGGGTTTCTTTCTTCGGAAACACATGGAGGTAAGAATGAAAAGCATCTTCTCTGCATCGATGTTCTGTCTTGA
- the LOC106315614 gene encoding histone acetyltransferase MCC1 — MEEPKISTRPSICFRPINPSDLERLEQIHRDIFPIRYESEFFQNVVNGGDILSWAAVDRSRPDGLSDELIGFVTAKIGPAKETEISDLIRYDSCKGEETLVYILTLGVVESYRKRGIAKLLIKEVIKYACSIPACRGVYLHVIAHNSPAIRLYKRMSFRCVRRLHGFYIINGQHFDSFLFVYFINGSRSPCSPFDLVVFILNYMRSGIKSVASRLTMKHEEKGLKWLKCKDMTRCLLPTQNKRNLASERASSGYDYV, encoded by the exons ATGGAGGAACCCAAAATCTCTACTCGTCCAAGTATCTGCTTCAGGCCGATAAACCCTTCTGATTTAGAACGTCTGGAGCAAATCCATCGCGACATATTCCCAATCAG GTATGAGTCTGAGTTTTTTCAGAATGTTGTCAACGGTGGTGATATCCTCTCTTGGGCTGCTGTTGATCGGAGCCGCCCTGATGGTCTTTCTGATGAACTTATTGGGTTTGTTACTGCTAAGATCGGGCCTGCTAAAGAAACCGAA ATATCAGATTTAATAAGATATGACTCGTGTAAGGGAGAAGAGACATTGGTGTACATCCTAACGCTTGGAGTTGTAGAAAGCTACAGAAAACGTGGAATAG CTAAGTTGCTTATTAAGGAGGTCATCAAATATGCGTGTAGCATCCCTGCGTGCCGTGGTGTTTACCTTCATGTAATTGCACACAACAGTCCCGCAATCAGATTGTACAAAAGAATGTCTTTCAGATGTGTAAGAAGGTTACACGGATTCTACATAATCAACGGCCAGCATTTCGATTCTTTCTTGTTCGTCTACTTTATCAACGGTTCTCGCTCTCCTTGCTCTCCTTT TGATCTTGTGGTGTTTATTCTAAATTATATGAGAAGTGGAATCAAATCAGTCGCATCAAGGCTAACAATGAAGCACGAAGAGAAAGGCTTGAAATGGCTTAAATGCAAAGATATGACGCGGTGTCTCTTGCCCACTCAGAACAAACGAAACCTTGCATCCGAAAGAGCATCATCTGGCTATGATTACGTTTAG
- the LOC106319400 gene encoding syntaxin-21-like, which produces MSFQDLEAGSRFQTPNRGRQQKPLSRGDPSQEVAAGIFRISTAVNSFFRLVNSIGTPKDTLELREKLQKTRLQISELVKNTSAKLKEASEADLHGAATPIKKIADAKLAKDFQSVLKEFQKAQRLAAEREITYTPVVTQDIPASYDAQELDIESLRTSQEQTLLLQSKRQEVVFLDNEITFNEAIIEEREHGIREIQEQIGEVNEIFNDLAVLVNDQGVMIDDISSNIDNSHAATSQATAQLRKASKTQRANSSLTCLLILIFGIVILIVIIVVLV; this is translated from the exons ATGAGTTTCCAAGATCTCGAAGCTGGCTCTCGATTCCAAACGCCGAATCGTGGGAGGCAGCAGAAACCTCTGTCTCGTGGGGATCCGTCTCAGGAGGTAGCCGCCGGGATCTTCAGGATCAGCACGGCCGTCAACTCCTTCTTCCGCCTCGTTAATTCGATCGGAACGCCTAAGGATACTCTTGAATTGCGAGAGAAGCT ACAAAAAACAAGGTTACAGATATCAGAACTGGTGAAGAATACGTCAGCTAAACTTAAAGAAGCTAGCGAAGCCGACCTCCATGGAGCAGCTACT CCAATTAAGAAGATTGCGGATGCTAAGCTGGCCAAAGATTTTCAATCAGTTCTCAAAGAGTTTCAGAAAGCTCAGAGGCTTGCAGCTGAAAGAGAAATAACTTATACACCTGTCGTAACACAAGATATACCTGCCAG TTACGATGCACAGGAACTGGATATTGAATCTTTAAGGACCTCCCAGGAGCAAACTCTTCTTCTACAATCAAAAAG GCAAGAAGTGGTGTTTTTAGATAACGAGATAACATTCAATGAAGCAATTATTGAGGAAAGAGAGCACGGAATCAGAGAAATTCAAGAACAGATTGGTGAAGTGAATGAAATCTTCAATGATCTAGCTGTTTTAGTGAACGATCAAGGAGTTATGATCG ATGACATCAGCTCCAACATTGATAACTCACATGCTGCAACCTCGCAAGCCACTGCACAACTCAGAAAAGCATCTAAAACTCAAAGAGCAAACTCATCCTTG ACATGCCTTCTTATTCTCATATTTGGGATTGTTATACTCATTGTCATCATCGTTGTCCTGGTCTGA
- the LOC106318510 gene encoding SART-1 family protein DOT2 has translation MEVEKSKSRHESREERADNKGSPSRDSRDGRRKEKDYRSKDKEKDYDREKNRDKDHRRDKEKERDRKRDKEGDTEKEKSRDWDRERERDRDRGKDKEREKERDKHRDREKEKLKEKSKEKEKEAYKDKDRSRVKDRSSKKSYEDEDENEKPAEIKDHYDNRGSNESEDNADAAPSGKEQSATEVEERIKKMKEERKKKAEEASDALSWVARSRKIEEKRNAEKQRAHQLSRIFEEQDNLIQGENEDGEDGDHLSGVKVLHGLEKVAGGGAVILTLKDQSVLADGDVNNEIDMLENVEIGEQKRRNEAYEAAKKKKGIYDDKFNDDPGAEKKMLPQYDEPDTDEGIILDAKGRFTGEAEKKLEELRKRIQGQTTSTFEDLNSSAKVSSDYFSHEEMLRFKKPKKKKSLRKKDKLDISALEAEAIASGLAAEDLGSRKDGKRQALIEEKERSEYEKRSNAYQTAIAKADEASRLLRMEHVQPTKREEDELADDAEDLYKSLERARKLALTKKEEVRSGPEALAHLLASRTNETTDDNSVSGAETQENTMVFTEMNDFVWGLERGEGVGKPESEDVFMDEDEAPKAPEEVKEEQPDGWAEVKDTDMDEAELASDTKEITPDETIHEVAVGKGLSGVLKLLKDRGALKEKVEWGGRNMDKKKSKLVGIVDDEGGKERFKDIRIERTDEFGRTLTPKEAFRLLSHKFHGKGPGKMKEEKRMKQYQEELKLKQMKNSDTPSLSVQRMREAQAQLKTPYIVLSGNVKPGQTSDPQSGFATVEKDVPGSLTPMLGDRKVEHFLGIKRQSEAGNSNSPAKRPKH, from the exons ATGGAAGTGGAGAAGTCTAAATCAAGGCATGAAAGCAGGGAAGAGAGGGCTGATAATAAGGGGTCTCCTTCTAGAGATAGCAGAGATGGAAGGAGGAAGGAGAAGGATTACAGGAGCAAGGATAAAGAAAAGGACTATGACCGTGAGAAGAACAGGGATAAGGACCATCGAAGGGATAAGGAGAAAGAAAGGGACCGAAAGAGGGATAAAGAAGGAGACACTGAGAAGGAAAAGAGCAGAGATTGGGATAGAGAGAGGGAAAGGGACAGAGATCGGGGGAAAGATAAGGAAAGGGAAAAGGAAAGAGATAAACATAGAGACAGAGAAAAGGAGAAATTGAAAGAGAAGTCTAAGGAGAAGGAGAAGGAAGCGTACAAAGACAAGGATAGGTCAAGAGTTAAGGATAGATCGAGTAAGAAAAGCTACGAGGATGAGGATGAGAATGAAAAACCTGCGGAAATAAAAGACCATTATGACAACAGAGGTTCGAATGAAAGTGAGGATAATGCTGATGCTGCACCAAGTGGGAAAGAGCAATCTGCAACGGAAGTCGAGGAGCGCATTAAGAA GATGAAAGAAGAAAGAAAGAAGAAAGCTGAAGAAGCTTCTGATGCTCTATCATGGGTTGCAAGGAGCCGTAAAATCGAGGAAAAAAGAAATGCTGAGAAGCAAAGAGCTCATCAGCTGTCCAGAATTTTTGAGGAGCAG GACAATCTGATTCAAGGTGAAAATGAAGACGGCGAGGATGGTG ATCATCTATCTGGTGTTAAAGTTCTACATGGTTTGGAGAAGGTGGCGGGAGGTGGAGCAGTTATTTTGACACTGAAAGACCAGAGTGTCCTTGCCGATGGAGATGTCAACAATG AGATTGACATGCTGGAAAATGTGGAAATTGGAGAACAGAAGCGTCGAAACGAAGCTTATGAAGCAGCCAAGAAGAAAAAGGGAATATATGATGATAA GTTTAACGATGATCCTGGGGCAGAAAAGAAGATGCTTCCGCAGTATGATGAGCCCGATACTGATGAG GGGATAATTTTGGATGCAAAGGGTCGCTTTACTGGTGAAGCAGAGAAGAAGCTGGAAGAG CTGCGTAAAAGAATCCAGGGTCAAACGACAAGTACTTTTGAAGACCTCAACTCGTCAGCAAAGGTCTCATCAGATTACTTCTCACATGAAGAAATGCTACGTTTTAAAAAACCAAAGAAAAAGAAATCATTGCGGAAAAAAGATAAATTGGACATAAGTGCACTTGAAGCAGAAGCTATTGCATCAGGACTGGCAGCTGAGGATCTTGGTTCTCGCAAAGACGGCAAAAGGCAGGCCTTGATAGAAGAGAAAGAAAGATCCGAGTACGAAAAACGGAGCAACGCCTATCAGACCGCCATTGCTAAAGCTGATGAGGCATCCAGATTACTCAGAATGGAACACGTTCAGCCTACTAAAAGAGAAGAAGATGAGTTGGCTGACGATGCTGAAGATCTTTATAAATCGTTGGAGAGAGCTCGGAAGTTAGCTCTCACAAAGAAAGAGGAAGTTAGATCTGGTCCTGAAGCACTTGCACATCTACTGGCTTCCAGAACCAATGAAACGACCGATGATAATAGCGTCTCTGGAGCTGAGACACAAGAAAATACAATGGTTTTCACAGAGATGAATGATTTTGTCTGGGGTCTCGAGCGTGGTGAAG GTGTGGGGAAGCCTGAGAGCGAAGATGTTTTCATGGATGAAGATGAAGCACCCAAAGCTCCCGAAGAAGTAAAAGAAGAGCAACCGGATGGTTGGGCAGAAGTTAAAGACACTGATATGGATGAAGCAGAGCTTGCATCAGATACCAAAGAGATAACTCCTGATGAAACCATACACGAGGTTGCGGTTGGGAAAGGATTATCTGGTGTATTGAAGCTTCTTAAAGACAGAGGAGCCCTAAAGGAGAAGGTCGAATGGGGTGGTAGGAACATGGACAAAAAGAAGAGCAAGCTTGTTGGTATCGTGGATGATGAAGGAGGTAAAGAGAGATTCAAGGATATCCGGATTGAGAGGACTGACGAGTTTGGTAGAACT TTGACTCCAAAAGAGGCATTTCGACTACTCTCTCACAAATTCCACGGGAAGGGACCTGGAAAGATGAAGGAAGAGAAACGGATGAAACAGTACCAGGAAGAGCTCAAACTAAAGCAAATGAAAAACTCAGACACACCATCGCTTTCTGTTCAGAGAATGAGAGAAGCGCAAGCTCAATTGAAAACTCCTTACATTGTCCTCAGTGGCAATGTCAAACCAGG ACAAACTAGTGATCCTCAGAGCGGGTTTGCGACTGTTGAGAAGGATGTTCCAGGAAGCTTAACACCAATGCTTGGTGACAGAAAG GTGGAGCATTTCTTGGGAATAAAACGGCAATCAGAGGCTGGAAACTCGAATTCACCAGCGAAGAGACCGAAGCATTGA